The stretch of DNA AATCATCCCTAGCTCagatgaaagaaagtgtttactCTGTACTCTAGCCTGCCTTTTAACACACTGAAAACCAAGTTTTGTTTCGGCGCATAAGCTTTGCTTTTGAGTTCTTCTTCGATTTAGCAAGTTTACAGGCTTTATGTGCGTCGGTTTCGAGTCTAGCAGGCTGTAAGAGATCCTGCATGACAGCCGAGCATGGGGGAAAACGTGTCACATTGCCACCTTATTCATTACCTTCCTGTACGGTGATGTAGAGGAGCAGTGGTAATCTCCTCACCCGGCCGATTCCGTTCCTTAACCGTTTCCCTTTTTACCGGCATCCCGACACGGAAAGCGACCGAGGCTGCTACTCTGCCGAGAGCTCCACCTGCACCTCGGTAACCTAAAGCCAGCTGGATCTACGAGTCTCTCCCCCCTCCTAAGCCGTTCACTCCTAAACTAAACTCCCTGAACTAAGAGCGTGAGACGCCGTTGCTCAGTGCCACCCCGGCCAGAGAGGATCGACCTGGACTGCTATCTGCCTAAACCTTGCGTAGGGGCAGTTGACGTCGAGGCCGGCAGGTCCAGCTGTCCAATGACCTCCTGCCTGTGCGATATTCACGCATTCCTGCGTGTATCTGGAGTGTCTCACCAGCGCCCGCTGCTGGGTTAACCCCTTAACTGGCACTAAAGATCCAGTTGCTCTCTTATACTGtagtaagataagatcacattattggccatatacaatttcttgtatatcTAGGAATTTCTGTTTGGTTCACCTTGGTTTTTTTTGTCCAAGGAAGAAGCTCAACCCTCCAGTATCTTAGTAATTGGAATTGGAAAGGAAGCCCATTCACGATTGCTCCGTCTCTCCCGGAACAAACGCTACACACTCACTCCAGAGAAGCTGAAATGGGACAAATTCAAGCTCACTTACAAGTAAGAAGCGCACGACCTGTTTCTCTGTGCGTCCTGCTGGGTTTTCCAAAAGCACTCACTAACGTTGTGATTGATAAACTGGGGGTATAAACGTTATTAATCGGAAATGTTCTCCAGAAATGCAACTCCCTAAATGGTTAATTATCTCAAGGAATTTATGTTTTATCAGACATCTTTTATGCTGAGAATCATATGAGAAACATTTAATATCTGGTTTACAAAGGGCTGTAGTTTATAAATTCTAAGCAGCAGTCTCTTAAATTCAACAGCAGAGGCATAACAACTATGGAATAGTTTTGAAATCATTATCAGGAAACCTGTCGAGGTCCTTTTCTTTACAAAACCGCCAGAGAtaacagttttttgtttttgaatgatAGAGGACCTGCAGAGAAAACTGTAAGTGTGCATCTTCCTGTATCCTCTCTGGGCAGGTTGCTGTCTTTCCCCAGAAACCTGATAAATGCCAGCGACACCCACAAGGCGATGGCCAAGGCCTTCAGCATGTGGGGCGACGTCTCGCCCTTCAGCTTCAGAGAGGTGCCCGCTGACCAGGAGGCTGACATTAAGATAGGTGGGGTGTGTGGGAGTGTGCCGTGAGCCGCCCGACGCTGTCACACCACTGCGCTACTGAAGCCTTCCAGCCGTGTGATGGCGTAGCACCTAAAGCACAAACCCTTCTCAAGTGGCAAACCGAGCACTGTCCTTGCAGCTTTTACAAGTCGCTTAAAACTGTCAAAAATGAGAATATTCTGCCACATTTAGTGTCAATTTCAGCATCCAcagcttgttttgttttaaaatcttagAATGAACAGTTGTATTTTATGCCCACCCATTCGGAGTTTCAGGCTGTCTCACTGCTAAAGCAGAGGACAGTCCTGCCTGGCCAGTGCTTTGTGGAAACTGGACCCCAGTCAGCCAGTTCAAGCCCATCCTGCACCCTGAATGTCCACGTATGCAGGTTTAGACAGCCCCTTGAGTGTTACTCGGTTTTATGTCAGAACGAGACTGAGGCGACTGAGGGCCGTGCATTTATTTCCTCCAGAGTTTTATCAGCGACGCGTctttttcctcccacaatcccgCAGGATTTTACCCCATCAACCACACGGACTGCCTGCGGTCCTACCTGCACCACTGCTTCGACGGCATAACAGGGGAGCTGGCCCACGCCTTCTTCCCCCCCACGGGGGAGATCCACTTCGACGACCACGAGTACTGGGTCCTGGGGAACATGCGCTTCAGCTGGAAGAAAAGTACCTGTCACTGCCAGCAGCCTGCAGGGAGCAGGAGAAATAACCGGGCCGCTGTACTGCGCCTAATGGGCACTGTTCGGGGGGGGTGACATGCTACACTACCTTCAAGTAAACCTTAACGGAAACATCATAAAATAATTGGTATTTTTGTTGGGTAAATAGAAGGGAGTCAGTGAAGAGTCCAGGTTCATCCAAAGCTGGGAGGTGATTAAAGCTGAACCGTGAGGAGATGAAAGTGTAGATGGACACAACGGCAATGTGCATCACTCTTCGTTCCACTAATACATTCTGCTGTCTAGTCTGTAAAGCGTTGCATGCATCTGTTCTCAGTAGAACTGCAGCAGTTTCTTATTCTGCCGCAGGGCACTCAGCTGTGCTTTTAGCATTTTTTATACCTGGGGCAGGTGGGGGCGGGGCAGGGGGGCGGGTTTAACCCGGGGCTGCTCAAAGCGTGATTGGCCTGCGTTTCCGCCGGCAGGGGTGTGGCTGACGGACCTGGTGCACGTAGCGGCCCACGAGATCGGCCACGCCCTGGGCCTGATGCACTCCCTCAACCCCAAGGCCATCATGCACCTCAACGCCACGCTCACGGGGAAGAAGTTCATCACTCAAGATGACGTCTGGGGCCTCCACCGGCTGTACGGTGAGTTCCAGCACAGGCAGGAAGGAGCAGGTGAATCTCGCGTTGCTCCATTGTCAGCTTGAACACTGCTTTACCAGTCACAGCACAGAGGTACCCGTtctttctgtgttttactgGGGGGAAGGGTGTCCCTATGTTAAGTATGACAAGGAGCGTGCTCTTTTTGAAGAATGTGTATATGGTATTTGACTCAGGAAAGAAAAGGCTCCTCCAGTTACTTGCAAGTATCCTGTCCTGGCTCACATCCAGTCGAGAGCACTCCCTGGGGTGGAGTTCCCTTCCAAATCGAATCCGCTGGCTTCAGAGCAGGCTGAAGTAAGAGTGTGGGCTCTCATAGGACCAGCTTCGCGGTGACTGGGACATTCCAGTCCGTTAAAGGGAAGACGTTAAAAAGACCTACGTCCACACCTGTGAGGCTACAGGGAGAAGCAGTGCTACAATTGATGGAATGGACGTGAATCTGATAACCATTTCATGTCTGTCTGATGTTTATTAAAGTGACACATGAACAAGCAGCATCGTAAATATCCTGTGGTAATGGAACAagctaaggtttattccatgctgaaaagagaagaaaacaaacacaatgtttcagctgtggaaccttcttcggaTGAGACACCATGTTTTTTGTAGCTCATTAGGTAGTTCCCTAATCTCAAGTGTTGGGTCAAAATTAAGATATTTGTAGGTCAAAtggaatatttaaaatgttaaaacgaaTCACATAAATGTCAGAGATCATTGTTTCTTCCAGCTCTGAACAGCCACACTAAGTATTGCAAATAATGTTTAGAAGTACTGTACACAACAAGCTCTTAATATTCTGTTATGTACTAATATTCCTGCATTATAACAATCTGACTTTTgttaataaacataaaacaaatgatTAACCAAGATACAGTAAATTACTACAGCTTACTGACACTGTTCATTAcctattaatactgtatattgcagttTGAGAATAGCACCAGTAAACACGAATCTGAcggtttttctgttttaaataacaaaactgtttttgttctctttttggACTCAATCAGGTTGTTTGGACAGGTTATTCATCTGCCCGTCCTGGGCTCGGAAGGGATACTGCGACAGCAAGAGAAAACTGATGCAGAGACAGTGTCCGTCCAGCTGTGATTTCTGCTATGGTACGGGCAGCAGTGTCTGTTATAGTGCAAACAGAATATCTGGTTCCTGTGGTTGCACTGCAGTGAGAGAGTCCTGCTGCTCCCCTTTCACACTCCTCTGGCAGATGCTGTATCAATGCCTCCAAGTTAGGCCTTTTCTATCGGGGAAAGTAAGATGGAGCAGAATACCTCTCCTGAGAGTTTCCCTCTGGagacaaattttatttttacctaATTGTTGTGGGTACAGTAGgtgccattttgttttcatcAGGGGCAAAACAAATGGGAAAATCTGAATCAAGAAAAAACAGAGTCTGTAATCTGTTTGTCATTGTTGATTAGGAGAGTCCATGTTGCTCTGGAAAATTCCAGTGACTACAAACAATTGGAATTTGAGGCTGTGGCTTGTGGGCTCTAGTTATTTCAGCACAGAGGGGTCAGCTCTAGATTTGCTTtggcttcagaaaaaaatactatacttttgaataaaataaaattatagtgCAGTGCTCACTGAATTCTGATTAACTATTGACAGTGGCAGGCGGAAAATATCCAGCACTGAAATCCAGATGAACTACGGCTTTTAAATTGTTATATAACCTGCATCAGGTCAGtcattgttttttataaattcctaaaaataataatacagataAAAACACATGAATCCAAACTTGGTGTGCCAAGTTCAAACCTTTTCTAAATGTGAATCCTTCCTCACATGTCTTGTGTGCAAATGTGAAGGAAGACAAAGATTGAAACAGTAAATGATCCGTCTGCAAAAATAGATTTTGAAAGGTTTCAGTTTAGGGTTCATTATGAGTTTATTCATCAGTTAAGCCTCTAGCAAGGAGCagagcgttttttttttcctgagggaTTTTAAAAGCTGCTAAAGTTGGCAATACTAGATCTAAAAGAGATCTGCGAGAGCCAAGAACGTTTTTCATATTTGAAATATCATTTGGAGAAGAAAACATTTACTCCTCTATAAAAGAAGGTTGCCTACAGGTCAGCCAAAGAGCAAAGCAGAGGGGGTGTGGGTACCTTCCTGCTTACCTGGCTAGTGTTCTTTACGAAACGCTCATTTTATTTCACTCCTTTCCCAGAATTCCCCTTTCCCACGCTGGCTCCTACTCCAGTTCCTCCCAGGACTAAGAACAAGCTGGTCCCAGAGGGCAGGAAGCTCACCTTCCGCTGTGGGAAGAAAGTTGCTGCAAAGAAAGGCAAAGTCTAGTAAGTCAATCTTTTTTATTAACTGAAGGGTCTCACTGCGGGGAGGCTGAAGTGGTTCTCTAAATAATCCTGCTCTCTCTCACGTCATTCTGTGTTAGTAAAATCCCCTCATGAATTCTGAGGataatacactgtttaaaatgTGCTACTACTTATCATTTGAATTccatcttttgtgtttttttttcttatctggGCACAATAAAATACACTCAGAAGACAAAATTCCAAAAAAttccaaaaaataatttgcatttatgTAGCACTTTCATCCCAAAGCCCTGTATGTACACCAGGGGAGTCCCTTCACCCCCTTCTGAAGTGCAGCAGCCCCTGTGCTCCAGCAGCCCCAGAACTCAGCAGATCAGGTAGAGAAGCAATTGCTTTGCCTGCTGAAGTAAGGGGGGATCTTGAGATGGGTTAGATAGTTCAATCCAAGAATGGCGGTTTACAGCCCTAGTCTTACTAACACAGTGCTATGGGGTCtttaaataacaacaacaacctcttacagtacagtagccaCAGTAGGCATTCTGGGGCACTGATTTCCTGTCGAGAGCAGAGTTCACCCCAGGTGGTCTGCAACAGCATCTGCAGCGTCAGTCTTGTATCCTTTAGAACCCAGTACTCACCAGACCCAGCCCCTAGCTCACTTTCTGAGACCTGGCTGGAAGTTGGCAGTGCTGCCATCACAAATGCCATAGGCACTACTTGGAAATCAACCACACTTTCCTTTCTGTacaattgaattattttttccctGAGCAAGATGAAGGTGAGGCAAAGATACTATTCCTGGCTTTCCTCCACAGCTGGTACAAGGATGGGGAGCTCCTGGAATATTCCTACCCTGGGTACATCTCCCTCAAAGATGACCACATCAGCATCGTTGCCAATGCCATAAATGAGGGCACCTACACTTGCATTGTACGGAAGAACAACAAGGTCCTTACCAGCTTCTCCTGGCGGGTCCGGGTTCGATTCTAACTGGACTGCTGTCACCCTATGCCATACCTCCAACACACTGGGCAAGATGAGCTAACAAAACCCGCCCCTCCTCCCCCACACAGAGCCTTCTTTTCCCAGTACTTGTCAACGCAGAATATTTGTTATGTGGTTTGGTTTGGTGTTCAGCATTTTCTGACTTGTCCATTTAATGAGAAACAAAGGCTGAAAacaaatggatttaaaaaaaaacattctgaactCTGACCAAATATCTTAAAAGGTTTAATTCTGGAACCACAATGCCAAAGTGTTTACTTCTGTGATTTATGTCTAAGTCAGGCCGTGTGGGAGTGATGTTAGAGCTGGATGAACTATTCATTCTTCAGTTCTGGAAGAGAAGGACAGGAAGGGATCTTATTGTGAATCAGCATTCCAACGAAGCCAAGTGTTTCAGGCCACTTACTGTTAATTTTGTGTTCACATATGCAGAGGAAAAGCCACTCACTTCTCCATGTAGATCCACACCATTTTTCAGGGAAAGTGATGTTTTAAGCATGTCTcccatcaaaaaaaaaaatcactaagcTCATGTCCAAGTAGAAATAAACTAAGCTGAAAAATGAGCAACAACTTAAAAgaatatttctgtaaaatatCTTTGCAAAACAGCCctttaaaaaaacctgaaaGAAGGCAAGAAAACATATCCAGACTCTCACTGTCAAGTCTTCCAAAAGCAACAAAATCAGGAAAAGTATTCAAATAAGTTGGTTGCTTTTATTTGTTTCAGGGTGCTGTTAAGATCCAGCACTATCAGCGTTAGTGTGAGGGGCTTGATGGGATCACCTAAGAAATGCCAAACTCATGATGCACAAACCAAGACGTTTATAGAGCATGATGCAAACGTTCAGTGCTGACGGGCGCCGCAGTGCATTTAATCATTTGTAAAAATGTCCGAGCATTGCACAAACCCCAGTGAACAGAAACAACAGCACTACTATTTTTCAAATGTACCATTAAGAATTATGCAAAATCCTCTGACATCACCTGTTAACAGGGCTAAATGAATAAGGTTTTGTAATTGAATTTAATTCAGTAATGGTGTCTTACACTCAGAGACTACTACATTTTACACAtatgaaacaaatatatttctatTGTGAACAACCTGTCATTGATAgaagggttagaactccagatATATTGTCACCCCAACACACAAGAAGCTTGTGGATCATGGATATTGTTTTCAATacaagtaaagttttattccatgctgacaagAGAAGAGTCAACATTtcgggctgtggagccttcttcaggtgtgggggAGAGAGGAAAACCAGCAGTTGATAAAGCAGGAGAGAGCAAAAGCCGGGAGTGGAGAGGAGGTGGGAGTTGGAGAGAGGCAGAGTGGACAGGTGGTGTGAAGtcaagagaggtgtgaagtcaaaacctgcagatgaacagagaggattagaaggaaacaaGAGAAGGGGGAACatgtgatcctagtttcaggataattttggttttggctgtctttctgcaataggagtCGCGCTACCCCCTCTGTGAGAACCCAGACGGACAGATCAGTATTATCATGGCCATTAGAGGTGAAACATACAAACAGGGAGGTCCCAGTGATgggctaataaagaattgaCCCTCTTAGCAACATTCATCCTGGCAGTGGACTTTAATGAAGGTCTTTGCTGGTAAATGGCAGATAGATCCATCTGTTGAGAAGTCTTTTTGGTTCAAGCTAGTTTTTCATTTGCTACTCTGTTCTGCATTAGGAGGTGACTGTTTCACAGCAACAGTTGACTCACCAGAGGCTACACTGTGAGATATTTCccacttttaattaaaattgctgTGTCTGCATAGCCTGCCATTAAAAGATTCTGATTTATATGCTCTTGGTCAGAAGAGTGGAAAGTGTAAGTATCAAAGGAGCTCTCTATCAAACTGCTAACCACTGTCAAAAAAGCCCCTCTCTCCTTGGAGATATTCATCAGTTTTTCCCTACCCATCATATCCAAATCAAGAGTATTCATTACCACATTATTTGTCCAGTCACGACCAAACGTTGTTCATACCTTTTTAATTAATGAGTAGAATTGTGTCTTTAAACTGATACAATTTATGAATTACCAAGAGCTAAAGATCCTTCTCGATTAGAAAGAATATCATCTTTTTCCATCAGCTGCAATGATCTTTTAGCAGTTGTCATCTGTGATGAAAAGATGTAAATCAGAGGGCCCAGTGCAATTGCTACAAACTGATGAATCGGGAGGTTTACTGGCTTTA from Lepisosteus oculatus isolate fLepOcu1 chromosome 25, fLepOcu1.hap2, whole genome shotgun sequence encodes:
- the mmp23ba gene encoding matrix metalloproteinase-23 isoform X2, with amino-acid sequence MHPRCKAQPSSILVIGIGKEAHSRLLRLSRNKRYTLTPEKLKWDKFKLTYKLLSFPRNLINASDTHKAMAKAFSMWGDVSPFSFREVPADQEADIKIGFYPINHTDCLRSYLHHCFDGITGELAHAFFPPTGEIHFDDHEYWVLGNMRFSWKKRVWLTDLVHVAAHEIGHALGLMHSLNPKAIMHLNATLTGKKFITQDDVWGLHRLYGCLDRLFICPSWARKGYCDSKRKLMQRQCPSSCDFCYEFPFPTLAPTPVPPRTKNKLVPEGRKLTFRCGKKVAAKKGKVYWYKDGELLEYSYPGYISLKDDHISIVANAINEGTYTCIVRKNNKVLTSFSWRVRVRF
- the mmp23ba gene encoding matrix metalloproteinase-23 isoform X3; translation: MEEAQPSSILVIGIGKEAHSRLLRLSRNKRYTLTPEKLKWDKFKLTYKLLSFPRNLINASDTHKAMAKAFSMWGDVSPFSFREVPADQEADIKIGFYPINHTDCLRSYLHHCFDGITGELAHAFFPPTGEIHFDDHEYWVLGNMRFSWKKRVWLTDLVHVAAHEIGHALGLMHSLNPKAIMHLNATLTGKKFITQDDVWGLHRLYGCLDRLFICPSWARKGYCDSKRKLMQRQCPSSCDFCYEFPFPTLAPTPVPPRTKNKLVPEGRKLTFRCGKKVAAKKGKVYWYKDGELLEYSYPGYISLKDDHISIVANAINEGTYTCIVRKNNKVLTSFSWRVRVRF
- the mmp23ba gene encoding matrix metalloproteinase-23 isoform X1 → MECGLFKHSLKGDRSVLHFVVPLLSVAVMFAVMQETTALPTWRNEEEAQPSSILVIGIGKEAHSRLLRLSRNKRYTLTPEKLKWDKFKLTYKLLSFPRNLINASDTHKAMAKAFSMWGDVSPFSFREVPADQEADIKIGFYPINHTDCLRSYLHHCFDGITGELAHAFFPPTGEIHFDDHEYWVLGNMRFSWKKRVWLTDLVHVAAHEIGHALGLMHSLNPKAIMHLNATLTGKKFITQDDVWGLHRLYGCLDRLFICPSWARKGYCDSKRKLMQRQCPSSCDFCYEFPFPTLAPTPVPPRTKNKLVPEGRKLTFRCGKKVAAKKGKVYWYKDGELLEYSYPGYISLKDDHISIVANAINEGTYTCIVRKNNKVLTSFSWRVRVRF